A stretch of the Arachis stenosperma cultivar V10309 chromosome 6, arast.V10309.gnm1.PFL2, whole genome shotgun sequence genome encodes the following:
- the LOC130934201 gene encoding formin-like protein 3 yields MKEILETPVDKPENEFDATVDAKEDTVQSPRQVVYEESDGIIEEENSLDDDIHKSSSLGDELASATPPSHHCTTTQTPPPRRTPPPQPPPLPSSPFFLYPPLSTTVLRDHRPPPPATQPRPPSPPPTRSPPSSITNPKPSPPLPPSAATAPNAATATFFSVPPLPPTRMSASQRKGKGKATGKRKRGVSSQSIIALMHNSSWWEKNITQQEKADQLLPANDPLKFANRYCELKYPTFANSRNLYLERTLKIPEALQ; encoded by the exons atgaaaGAAATACTAGAGACTCCAGTAGACAAGCCAGAGAATGAattc GATGCTACAGTTGATGCTAAGGAAGATACTGTACAATCTCCAAGGCAAGTCGTTTATGAGGAATCAGACGGAATAATCGAAGAAGAAAATtcccttgatgatgatattCACAAGTCTAGCTCTCTTGGTGATGAACTTGcgtccgcaa CGCCACCCAGCCACCACTGCACCACCACCCAGACGCCGCCTCCACGCCGGACGCCGCCGCCGCAACCCCCTCCCCTCCCttcttctcccttcttcctctaTCCTCCCCTCTCCACCACTGTCCTCCGCGACCACCGCCCCCCACCGCCGGCCACCCAACCGCGCCCCCCCTCTCCGCCACCCACCCGCAGCCCCCCTTCTTCTATCACTAACCCTAAACCCTCTCCACCACTGCCCCCCTCAGCCGCCACCGCGCCAAACGCCGCCACAGCCACCTTCTTCTCCGTTCCACCCCTTCCGCCTACCAG GATGTCTGCCTCACAAAGGAAAGGTAAAGGCAAGGCTACTGGCAAGCGCAAGCGAGGAGTTTCCTCCCAGTCCATCATTGCTCTAATGCACAATTCTTCATGGTGGGAGAAGAACATCACACAGCAGGAGAAAGCTGACCAGCTGCTTCCTGCAAATGATCCATTAAAATTTGCGAACCGGTACTGTGAACTGAAGTACCCGACTTTTGCAAACTCCAGAAATCTATACCTGGAACGAACTCTAAAAATTCCAGAAGCCCTCCAATAG